A window of the Polypterus senegalus isolate Bchr_013 chromosome 4, ASM1683550v1, whole genome shotgun sequence genome harbors these coding sequences:
- the LOC120528246 gene encoding zona pellucida sperm-binding protein 4-like isoform X1 has translation MARLDCWGFFLLVVCLMGVQFVYAASGDLTKKCDGDKMMMLSIAGSPTVFLQKTSVGLVKVTNNLPGVVIREKSGRTTLTVPFSSTYGYASEKSSQYVVTIAVGSRSNLKTFTCPKPGRRVLKLPADRCAVVDSEKLPCGGSSSITQADCEASNCCYDSGSSTSPCYYANDVTVQCTLDGQFVVVVSENVTLPPLDLGSIQLVDSSSPSCSPVTSLSSFVMYQFPVSACGSTVQLSGGNVTYQNTMSAAITVRSGPEGSITRDSVYKLFFQCTYSGSQDVQVEAEVYTVAPPLPVVEQGPFDLELVIATDSSYGSYYVDADYPVTKTLRDPVAVEVHIVNRTDPNVVLTLGDCWVTPGPAASSQPQWSLLVNGCPYAGDNYLTSLVTVDGTSGVAYPSHYKRFVFEMFAFVDPVAQQALAEKIFIYCVAAACYPSATDPCTQSCPVRRSGRAAENVEQIASSRKNVLIHSGPVVFEADGMQTSRLEQKASLPSGYLVLGAAAAMLMLILVLAIVALRRLNKQKENLKF, from the exons ATGGCACGTTTGGATTGTTGGGGCTTTTTCTTGCTGGTCGTTTGCCTGATGGGGGTGCAGTTTGTTTATGCGGCGTCAGGAGACTTGACCAAAAAATGCGATGGTGACAAGATGATGATGCTGTCAATTGCCGGCTCTCCGACCGTTTTTCTTCAAA AGACGAGTGTTGGACTGGTAAAGGTGACCAACAATCTCCCAGGAGTTGTCATCCGTGAAAAGTCTGGCCGCACCACACTAACTGTGCCCTTTTCTTCAACGTACGGTTATGCGTCTGAGAAG AGCTCCCAATACGTCGTGACCATTGCCGTTGGATCTCGCTCAAATCTGAAAACCTTCACATGCCCTAAGCCAG gtcgtCGAGTTCTTAAGCTTCCGGCAGATAGATGTGCCGTTGTGGACAGCGAGAAGCTCCCTTGTGGAGGGTCTTCATCCATCACTCAAGCTGACTGTGAAGCCAGCAACTGTTGCTATGATTCAGGCAGCAGCACCAGTCCATGCTACTATGCCAATGATG TGACTGTGCAGTGCACCCTGGATGGccagtttgtggtggtggtgtctgAGAATGTGACCCTTCCTCCCTTGGATCTTGGGTCCATCCAGTTGGTGGACAGCAGTTCCCCCAGCTGCAGCCCTGTGACCAGCCTGTCCAGCTTTGTCATGTACCAGTTTCCCGTCAGTGCCTGTGGCAGCACAGTTCAG CTTTCTGGTGGCAATGTGACTTACCAGAACACCATGTCTGCTGCCATTACTGTGAGGAGTGGTCCAGAGGGCTCCATCACCAGGGACAGTGTCTACAA gttattcttccagtgcacctactcgggaagccaggatgtgcaagtggaggctgaggtgtatactgtggcgccacctcttccagtagtagaGCAAGGGCCATTTGACCTGGAATTGGTCATTGCTACAG ATTCCTCCTATGGCTCCTACTATGTGGATGCGGACTACCCAGTGACCAAAACTCTGAGGGATCCTGTGGCTGTGGAAGTGCACATCGTGAACAGGACTGACCCTAACGTTGTGCTGACACTAGGGGACTGCTGGGTCACTCCAGGACCTGCTGCTTCCAGCCAGCCCCAGTGGAGCCTTCTGGTGAATGG GTGCCCATACGCAGGGGACAACTATTTGACTAGCTTGGTGACAGTGGACGGCACATCTGGAGTAGCCTACCCAAGTCATTACAAGAGATTTGTGTTtgagatgtttgcttttgtggACCCTGTAGCTCAGCAAGCCTTGGCTGAAAAG atcttcatctactgtgttgCTGCTGCCTGCTATCCCTCTGCCACAGACCCCTGTACTCAGAGCTGCCCTGTAAGAA gaTCTGGCAGAGCTGCAGAAAATGTGGAACAAATTGCTTCATCCAGGAAGAATGTGCTCATTCACAGTGGTCCTGTGGTTTTTGAGGCTGACGGTATGCAAACCTCCAGACTGGAGCAGAAAG CCTCTCTTCCCAGTGGATACCTGGTGCTGGGAGCTGCAGCTGCCATGTTGATGCTGATCCTGGTTTTAGCTATAGTTGCTTTGAGAAGGTTGAACAAGCAGAAAGAGaatctgaaattttaa
- the LOC120528246 gene encoding zona pellucida sperm-binding protein 4-like isoform X2, whose amino-acid sequence MARLDCWGFFLLVVCLMGVQFVYAASGDLTKKCDGDKMMMLSIAGSPTVFLQKTSVGLVKVTNNLPGVVIREKSGRTTLTVPFSSTYGYASEKSSQYVVTIAVGSRSNLKTFTCPKPGRRVLKLPADRCAVVDSEKLPCGGSSSITQADCEASNCCYDSGSSTSPCYYANDVTVQCTLDGQFVVVVSENVTLPPLDLGSIQLVDSSSPSCSPVTSLSSFVMYQFPVSACGSTVQLSGGNVTYQNTMSAAITVRSGPEGSITRDSVYKLFFQCTYSGSQDVQVEAEVYTVAPPLPVVEQGPFDLELVIATDSSYGSYYVDADYPVTKTLRDPVAVEVHIVNRTDPNVVLTLGDCWVTPGPAASSQPQWSLLVNGCPYAGDNYLTSLVTVDGTSGVAYPSHYKRFVFEMFAFVDPVAQQALAEKIFIYCVAAACYPSATDPCTQSCPVRRSGRAAENVEQIASSRKNVLIHSGPVVFEADGMQTSRLEQKE is encoded by the exons ATGGCACGTTTGGATTGTTGGGGCTTTTTCTTGCTGGTCGTTTGCCTGATGGGGGTGCAGTTTGTTTATGCGGCGTCAGGAGACTTGACCAAAAAATGCGATGGTGACAAGATGATGATGCTGTCAATTGCCGGCTCTCCGACCGTTTTTCTTCAAA AGACGAGTGTTGGACTGGTAAAGGTGACCAACAATCTCCCAGGAGTTGTCATCCGTGAAAAGTCTGGCCGCACCACACTAACTGTGCCCTTTTCTTCAACGTACGGTTATGCGTCTGAGAAG AGCTCCCAATACGTCGTGACCATTGCCGTTGGATCTCGCTCAAATCTGAAAACCTTCACATGCCCTAAGCCAG gtcgtCGAGTTCTTAAGCTTCCGGCAGATAGATGTGCCGTTGTGGACAGCGAGAAGCTCCCTTGTGGAGGGTCTTCATCCATCACTCAAGCTGACTGTGAAGCCAGCAACTGTTGCTATGATTCAGGCAGCAGCACCAGTCCATGCTACTATGCCAATGATG TGACTGTGCAGTGCACCCTGGATGGccagtttgtggtggtggtgtctgAGAATGTGACCCTTCCTCCCTTGGATCTTGGGTCCATCCAGTTGGTGGACAGCAGTTCCCCCAGCTGCAGCCCTGTGACCAGCCTGTCCAGCTTTGTCATGTACCAGTTTCCCGTCAGTGCCTGTGGCAGCACAGTTCAG CTTTCTGGTGGCAATGTGACTTACCAGAACACCATGTCTGCTGCCATTACTGTGAGGAGTGGTCCAGAGGGCTCCATCACCAGGGACAGTGTCTACAA gttattcttccagtgcacctactcgggaagccaggatgtgcaagtggaggctgaggtgtatactgtggcgccacctcttccagtagtagaGCAAGGGCCATTTGACCTGGAATTGGTCATTGCTACAG ATTCCTCCTATGGCTCCTACTATGTGGATGCGGACTACCCAGTGACCAAAACTCTGAGGGATCCTGTGGCTGTGGAAGTGCACATCGTGAACAGGACTGACCCTAACGTTGTGCTGACACTAGGGGACTGCTGGGTCACTCCAGGACCTGCTGCTTCCAGCCAGCCCCAGTGGAGCCTTCTGGTGAATGG GTGCCCATACGCAGGGGACAACTATTTGACTAGCTTGGTGACAGTGGACGGCACATCTGGAGTAGCCTACCCAAGTCATTACAAGAGATTTGTGTTtgagatgtttgcttttgtggACCCTGTAGCTCAGCAAGCCTTGGCTGAAAAG atcttcatctactgtgttgCTGCTGCCTGCTATCCCTCTGCCACAGACCCCTGTACTCAGAGCTGCCCTGTAAGAA gaTCTGGCAGAGCTGCAGAAAATGTGGAACAAATTGCTTCATCCAGGAAGAATGTGCTCATTCACAGTGGTCCTGTGGTTTTTGAGGCTGACGGTATGCAAACCTCCAGACTGGAGCAGAAAG AGTAA
- the LOC120528295 gene encoding zona pellucida sperm-binding protein 3-like, with product MWSKDKGQIAVVLLLFIFCDAFAQPRFKGRKQIAKHQKPAVMHYVEPRAGAPQTVTAQCTDSEVIVTISPDLLGIQKPVQPSDLSMGGCGVTSPAGAQPFVIEAPLQGCGSTVEMLGALIVYTFSLDYNPSPIDGLPIVRTNPAVVQIECQYNRLHNVSSNALNPTWVPYTSTISAEDVLGFSLVIMSSDWSGPSPSNTFFLGDLINLQASVDSTNHEPLRVFVDRCVATPGSNASAPAYTFIGNNGCFLDSQLTGSNSQFVSPRVAQSVMQFQLDAFRFYGLTTSSIFITCHLKVTLASANVDPLNKDCSYDSALSQWSSVDGNNAVCSCCDTSCANPSVQEGLWCP from the exons ATGTGGTCTAAAGACAAGGGTCAGATAGCCGTGGTGTTGCTGCTCTTTATCTTCTGCGATGCTTTTGCTCAGCCCCGTTTCAAAGGACGGAAGCAAATCGCAAAACACCAGAAGCCCGCGGTCATGCATTATGTTGAGCCGAGAGCTGGCGCTCCGCAGACCGTAACCGCTCAGTGCACCGACAGTGAGGTGATCGTCACCATCAGTCCGGACTTGTTGGGCATCCAAAAGCCGGTGCAGCCTTCTGATCTTTCCATGGGTGGATGTGGCGTCACCAGCCCGGCCGGTGCTCAGCCTTTTGTGATCGAAGCGCCTCTGCAGGGCTGCGGGAGCACCGTGGAG ATGCTGGGAGCTCTTATCGTGTACACCTTCTCCCTGGACTACAATCCTTCTCCAATTGATGGTCTTCCCATTGTAAGAACAAATCCAGCTGTGGTGCAGATTGAATGCCAATACAACAG gcTACACAATGTAAGCAGCAATGCTTTAAACCCCACTTGGGTTCCCTACACCTCCACAATATCGGCCGAGGACGTTCTAGGCTTCTCGCTTGTTATAATGAGCA GTGACTGGAGTGGGCCGAGTCCATCCAACACCTTCTTCCTAGGAGACCTCATTAACCTTCAAGCGTCTGTGGACAGCACTAACCATGAGCCTCTCCGTGTCTTTGTGGACCGCTGTGTGGCCACTCCTGGGTCCAATGCATCAGCCCCAGCCTACACCTTCATTGGGAATAATGG GTGTTTCTTAGACAGCCAACTGACAGGCTCCAATTCCCAGTTCGTGTCCCCCAGAGTTGCCCAGTCTGTAATGCAGTTCCAGCTGGATGCCTTCAGGTTTTATGGCCTGACTACTAGTTCA ATCTTCATTACCTGCCATCTGAAGGTGACCTTGGCGTCTGCTAATGTTGATCCTTTGAATAAGGATTGTTCATATGACTCTGCACTGAGCCA GTGGAGCTCAGTGGATGGGAACAATGCTGTCTGTAGCTGCTGTGACACAAGCTGTGCCAACCCCTCCGTTCAGGAGGGGCTCTGGTGCCCCTAA